The window CCAATACTTTGCGGCAAATTATATGGTAAGCGACAAGCTCGTAAACGTGACGAACAAAGTCACCACCGTGGGGCTCGCTGCGGCCTCTGCATCGAGCGCGCCTGTTGGTGACCTGGTGAAACTATTGGGCGACAGTATCGTGCCGGGAATAGGGTTCGGGCTCATGATTACCATGGCCGTCACGGTGGCAATAGCCATTATCGGTACGACCCTAAGTGCCATGAATACGGCGATGAGGATCACAGCCGGCATGGCGGATGACCGGGAGTTACCATCCGGTTTAAGCTTTATCCACCCTTCTTTCAGAACGCCACATATGGCACTCGTGGCGCTGACCATTGCCGTTTCAGTGATCGGCGTGATCGGGGTTCAAAGCGTGGTGGGTTTGACAGGCATTGCGCTCGCCTCGAACCTCGGGACCTTCATCTTATACGGGCTCACCTGCGTCTGGACCATCATAGCCTTCAAGGGAAGGACTGATTTCAGCGCCCTCAAACATGCGGTTATTCCGGTGTTGGGCGTTATCGTGAATGCACTCATGGTGGTGGCGATCCTCTATCTCTATACCACAGGCAACGCCGATGCAAAGGCAGAGGCCAAGATATGTTTTATGCTCGCCGGCGGCTGGGCTGTCATCGCTATCATCTATGTGGCCATGACCACGGTGCGCAAAACATACCGTTTCAAAATGGTGTCCGGCATGATCAGACCCGAGCAACTCAATATCGTTGTCGATGCCTTGAAGGAAGAGGACTACATCATGGGTATGACCGTGACCAAAGTGAAAGGCTTCGGCAGGCAAAAAGGCAGTACCAATGGCGGCTCCGATACCGACCGGATCACCTTTGTGCCCAAGATAAAGGTGGACGTTCTCGTGAGGGAATGGGATGTCCAGGCCGTGATGGACATTATCGGTGAAGCAGCCCGCACGGGGAACGTGGGCGACGGCAAGATATTTGTTGTTGATGCATCGGAAGCCATGCGTATACGCACAGGCGAACGAGGAATTGAGGCTATATAAGGAGGATGTCATGAAAAAAATCGAAGCGATAATTCGTCCTGCAAAGGTAGGAGATGTATACGCTGCCCTGGAAAAGGTTGGCTGCCCGGGCCTTATGTTCACAGAGATCGAGGGCCAGGGAAAACAAAAGGGCATCGAACAGGAGTTTCGCGGAAAGAAATACAAGACTGCCTTGCTCACCAAAGCAAAGCTTGAGATTGTGGTCGATGACCCGGATGTTGACAAGATTGTACAGGCTATATGCGACGCCGCTACAACAGGACAGGCAGGAGACGGGAGGATCTTCATATACGACATTACCGAAACCGTTCGAGTGAGCACCGGACAGAGAGAAAATAGTATCGGATAGGCATCCACGAGACTGCGGCCGGGAAACCGGCCGCGCCGTGTGGACCTGATCTTAAGCAAGGAATACGGCCCCGCTTTACCTGCGAGCATCTTGTTCCCGTTTTGTAGTATACTTATACTTTCTAATGTAGCCCATGGGAGATCATATCGGTTTTGATGCATCAGATGTGAGAACACGGAGGCGGAATGAGCGGAATTTTTGGATTCATCGGTAGAGGCAATGGTTTTGTTGAAGTGAGGGCCGGGCTCGAGAATCTCTCCCACAGAGGACAGGAAAGCTGGGGTATCGTTACCGGTCTCAAGGATGGATCCTTCTCAGAGGTAAGGCGCCTCGGATCGATCTTTCATTCTTCTCCGCTCAATCGATCCTATTTCGGATCGGTGGCAATCGGTCAGGTTCGCTATCCAACGGCGGGCGAGGCGACTGAGAGAAACAGCCAGCCCATCGTCGGAAGTTTTAAGAAGGAAAAAATCGCACTCGTTCATAACGGGCACATTCCCCATTACAGACAGTTGATGGAGGAGATTGGTGGTCTGTTCCAGACCGAGACGGACACTGAAGTCATCCTGCAGATGATCGCCAGGAGCGAGGGTGCGGATATCATCGAGAAAACGGAGAAGACGCTCTCCTTTTTGGGACGGCAGGCAGCGTTCAGTATTATCATGCTTCATAACGGGACTCTTATTGCCGCCAGGGACCCCTTCGGGTTCAGACCCCTTTCTCTTGCGCGAAGAGGCGAAGACGACGACTACTCCTTTGCTGTCGCTTCTGAGACGTGTGCTTTTCACGGCAGATTTGAATGGCTGGGAGATGTAGAGCCGGGTCACATGGTCGTCATGGACGGAAAGAGTGTAAACAAGTTTGTTTTTGCCGCGCCCAATCCTCACCCCTGTCTCGTGGAGTGCCTTGATTATGCTTCCCCTGCGAGCCATGTCTTTTCGAGAAACACTTACGAATTCCGGGAGAAGGTAGGAGCACGGCTCGCACAATCGGAAACGGAAAAAGCCGACATGATTGTCCCGATCCCACGGGCTGCCATTCCCGCGGCGCTCGGTTTTCACGAAGTCGCCGGAATCCCTTACAGGCAAGCGGTAAGCACGGTTGGTGAAGTGGGGAGGGTGTTTATCATCTCAAAGGAAAAAGACAGGTTGGATCAAGCCGAAAAGAAATTTCAGATTAACCCCGACGTGGTAAAAGGCAAGACAATATTTCTCGTTGATTCGCTGCTCGTCAGGGGATCAACGGCCATGGTATTGATCCCGAAATTGCGGGAAGCAGGGGCACGGCAGATTCATATGCGGCTTACCGCGCCACCTCCACGGTATCCCTGTCTCATGGGCATGGCAATGGCCAAGCCCGGCGAGCTTCTGGCTACAAACCGGACGGATGAACAGTTAAGGAAGCTCATAGGAGTGGACACCTTCCGGTATCTGAAGACAGCAGAACTGAGAGAAGTTGTAGGCACGCAGTTCTGTGATGCCTGCTTCACCGGTGAGTACCCCTTCTCGGTGTGAAGTATCGTCTGCATTAAGAGAGATAGAATATTCCGGATGAGCGCGGCGGTGCATGCAACGTGTAAGCGGCGGATGCGCGGCGATTCGCTTTCGTGATCGATTTTGCAGTTGTGATAGGACGCCGTTACTGCTATAAGTAACTTAAAGAGGCAGGCATATGGATAGAGATGCGCGGGAGGTGCTTGAAAAACGCATAGCATCAGGCTACTCTCTCCCCACTCTTTCCCCGGTGGCCGTCAAGCTCGTAGAAATAGCCTCCGAAGATACGTGCTCACTTGTCGATCTCATATCACTCATAGAAAAAGACCCTTCCCTTGCTGTAAGCCTTCTTAAGATGGCCAACAGCGCCTTCTTCATGGCCGGTCAGCCTGTTGCCACCCTTCGTGCGGCAATCATGAGGATCGGATTTCAGCAGGTCCGTGTTATGGGACTCTCGCTCTCACTTCGGAATACATTTCCCATGGGAAAGGTGGGATCGCTCGATTACGAAAATTTCTGGCGTATCTCGCTCTATCGTGGGCTCATCGGAAAATCGCTGGCACAGCATTTGCGAGCCTGCAATCCGGAAGAGGCCTTTGTGGCGGGATTGATTCTTGAGATAGGTTTTCTGATCTTTTACGATCTGTATCTCAAGCACAAGCCAGACGTGATTATTCCTGATTTAGACGGACTGGAGGAACTACTCCGGTGGGAAGAAGAACAATGTGGAATCAACCACCGCACTGTCGGAGAATTTGCTCTCGCGTACTGGAAGTTTCCCGAACAGATTGTTGCGTGTCAGAAGTATTACGGCGATGAGATCGCAGACAATAACGTGGCGCCTCTCGCCAGGGTCTCGGAGCTTGCCAGGGTGTTTTCTCACGCCATGTTTCATAAGCAGACAGACTTTCACGCGCTATTTCTCGCGGTGCGTAACTCCTTAGGTCTTCCCGATGAAACTATCAACGACATCATTCTCGCCGCTTTTGAGCAGGTTGAGGATATCGCCGAGAGCTTGAAGCTCGAACTCAATAAAGAAAGAGATCTCCTCGAACTCATGGAAAAGGCGAACCGGTCTTTGGGCCGGCTTTCGGAAAAGATTACCCGGTACCGTGACGAGATGTCGAAAAGCGGGCTTCCTGCCTTTGATACACTGGAAAGAAAAGAGCACCAACCTTCCGTTGAATATACGCTGCAGGCCGTGGCCCACGAGATCAGAAATCCGCTTGTGACCGTGGCGGGCTTTGCGCGCAGGCTTTCAAAAGCCCTTGATCCTGCCTCTGAGAGCGCCAGATATGCAGCCATCATCCTCGAAGAAGCGAAAAGACTGGAGACGATCCTAAGCGACATGGACCGATAGTATCGTCACAGAATTCGCTTTAATTCGTAGCACTTTTTGTGTTACTAAATGATAAACGAAATATTTTGTTTGTGGAGATAAGATGGAGAAAATACAGGCATTGAGGGGCTTCAAAGATATCTTCGGGGAGGAAATCGCACAGTTCAAAAGTATCGAAGGGATAGCCAGGAAGTATTGCCTTCTGCTCGGCTTTCGGGAAATCGAACTGCCCATCCTTGAGAAGACGGACCTCTTTGTGCGGAGTATCGGCGATGCAACGGATATCGTGGAAAAAGAGATGTTCACGTTTACGGACCTCGGCGGCGACTCTCTGACGCTTCGGCCTGAGGCCACCGCCGGCATGGTGAGGTCCTATCTTCAGCAGGGCCTCTATGCAAAAGAGCGGGCCACCAAGCTTTTTACCATAGGCCCCATGTTCAGGCACGAAAGGCCGCAAAAAGGAAGGTTCAGGGAATTCCATCAGATGGATGTGGAGGTCTTCGGGGTTGCCGAGCCTCTGATTGACGCGGAACTCATCTGGATAATCTCTCTTATGGTCGGCGAGCTTCACGTAAATGATTACAAAATAGAGGTCAACAGCGTGGGATGCAGGCAGTGCAGGGAACCCTTCAGGGCTGCGCTCACGGCCTATTTTGAGACGAAGAAAGATGGACTCTGTGAAGATTGTCTGAGACGCCTTGAAAGAAACCCGCTCAGGATTTTCGATTGCAAGAACAAGGAATGCATAGAAGTGACAGGTGAGTCACCCCTTCTGTTCGATCACCTCTGTACGGACTGCAGAGGACACTTCGATACATTTCTTAGCCACATGAGCGACTTCGGCGTTGGCGTGGAGGTTAACAAGAGACTCGTGAGAGGCCTCGATTATTACACAAAGACCGTCTTCGAAGTGAGCTCCGAGAAACTTGGCGCCCAGAAGGCCTTTGTTGCAGGCGGCAGATACGATAATCTGGTGGAAGAGATGGGCGGTCCTCAAACGCCTGGCATCGGTTTTGCGTTCGGTATAGAAAGGCTTGCCATGCTCATCGATTTTCAAACGCAATTTGGGTTGCCCTCGTGTTTTTTTGCTTATGTGGGCGAAAAAGCGAAGAGTCATTTGATTCCTATTTTGAAGGCGTTTGCCGATCACGGGGTCACACTGCACCATTCCTATGAGATGAAATCGTTGAAATCACAGATGAGGTATGCGGACAGCATGGGGGCCGGCTACGTGCTCATCTTAGGCGATGAAGAGATAGATAAGGAGATTATCGTCCTGAGGGACATGAAGAATAAGAACCAGCAGGAAATTCCTCTGAATCCGCAAAAGATCATAGAGGAATTTGGGAAATATTGTGGCCATTTCACGTGATATTGAGTAAAATCGAGAGACCTCCATGCTGTACACGGTGACGCTCAGCCCCTTCCTTGACAGAATCGTTGAAGTCGGTGAACTCGTCTACGACGATGTGAATGAAATTGCCGGCGAGAGAAGATATGCCGGGGGAAAAGGCATCGACGTCTGCAGGGTTATCAAAGAATTGGGCGGAGAATCGACCGCTCTAGGCCTTGCCGGCGGCTACAATGGCCTTGAACTTGTCGGGCGGCTCATTGACGAAGCCACGCTGTGTGACTTTACGAGAATACATGATGAGACAAGGGCCCATATCATCATTTTTCAGAAAAAAAAGAAGATTGAAACCCTCCTCGGTACGCCATGGCCCATCGTGAGCGAGATCGAGGCCGATCGGCTTCTCGGGAAAATCCGGGAAATACCCGCGGGGAGCTTTGTTGTGCTTAGCGGACCCATACCTCAGGGTGTGAGTGATAGTTTCTACGCAGAGGTCATTGCCACGCTCAAAGAGAAAGACGTGAAGGTGGTTCTCGACGCGGATATGGAGGCGCTCGTAAGAGGCACCGATGCGGGTCCCTACCTCATAAAACCGAATATCCACGAATTTGGCAGGCTCGTGGGAGAAAATCTGACCGGGGTGGAGGAGATTATCGAACATGCCCGGCCTTACGCCGATAAGGTCAAATACACGGTTGTTTCTATGGGGGCAAAAGGGGCTGTGGGCATCTCCGATGAAGGTAATTTTCATGTAGCGCCACCGAAAATACGGGTGCGAAGCTCTTTCGGGGCGGGCGATTCCCTTGTGGCGGGTGTAGTCTTCGGCCTAAGTAGCGGGCACTCATTCGAGGACGCGCTGACCCTTGGCGTGGCGGCCGGTACGGCCTCAGCACTTAGCGCCGGGCATGGCCTGTGCACGAGAGATGAAATCGAAGCGATAAAAAAAGATGTGGTAATTGAAAAATTTTGATTTACATATGGTCTTTGATGTTATATATGTATTGAATAAAGTAAAGATTAATCACGAAAGGAGGTGAAAGTAGATGAAGAAGCTTGTTGCGTTATTATTAGCTATTACATTTCTTGCAGGTTTTTCTTTAATGGGCTGCCAGAAGGAGGCTCCACCGCCACCGCCGGCACCGAAGGAAGAAGCAAAACCGGCTGATACACAGCCGCCAGCAGCGCCGGCAAAGG of the Syntrophorhabdaceae bacterium genome contains:
- a CDS encoding P-II family nitrogen regulator, yielding MKKIEAIIRPAKVGDVYAALEKVGCPGLMFTEIEGQGKQKGIEQEFRGKKYKTALLTKAKLEIVVDDPDVDKIVQAICDAATTGQAGDGRIFIYDITETVRVSTGQRENSIG
- a CDS encoding amidophosphoribosyltransferase, with the translated sequence MSGIFGFIGRGNGFVEVRAGLENLSHRGQESWGIVTGLKDGSFSEVRRLGSIFHSSPLNRSYFGSVAIGQVRYPTAGEATERNSQPIVGSFKKEKIALVHNGHIPHYRQLMEEIGGLFQTETDTEVILQMIARSEGADIIEKTEKTLSFLGRQAAFSIIMLHNGTLIAARDPFGFRPLSLARRGEDDDYSFAVASETCAFHGRFEWLGDVEPGHMVVMDGKSVNKFVFAAPNPHPCLVECLDYASPASHVFSRNTYEFREKVGARLAQSETEKADMIVPIPRAAIPAALGFHEVAGIPYRQAVSTVGEVGRVFIISKEKDRLDQAEKKFQINPDVVKGKTIFLVDSLLVRGSTAMVLIPKLREAGARQIHMRLTAPPPRYPCLMGMAMAKPGELLATNRTDEQLRKLIGVDTFRYLKTAELREVVGTQFCDACFTGEYPFSV
- the hisS gene encoding histidine--tRNA ligase; protein product: MEKIQALRGFKDIFGEEIAQFKSIEGIARKYCLLLGFREIELPILEKTDLFVRSIGDATDIVEKEMFTFTDLGGDSLTLRPEATAGMVRSYLQQGLYAKERATKLFTIGPMFRHERPQKGRFREFHQMDVEVFGVAEPLIDAELIWIISLMVGELHVNDYKIEVNSVGCRQCREPFRAALTAYFETKKDGLCEDCLRRLERNPLRIFDCKNKECIEVTGESPLLFDHLCTDCRGHFDTFLSHMSDFGVGVEVNKRLVRGLDYYTKTVFEVSSEKLGAQKAFVAGGRYDNLVEEMGGPQTPGIGFAFGIERLAMLIDFQTQFGLPSCFFAYVGEKAKSHLIPILKAFADHGVTLHHSYEMKSLKSQMRYADSMGAGYVLILGDEEIDKEIIVLRDMKNKNQQEIPLNPQKIIEEFGKYCGHFT
- a CDS encoding amino acid permease, with amino-acid sequence MADTEGREGTVVAKLGLIGASMNAMALIAPGAFLWITYQLQAAATTPSGASAASDIWMGIVLALFVAFLTALSYAQLAKIYPEAGFASCAYFAEKAWLDAKAEKRSGPKSIARISKLATGWSAHLFYWAYSGVMAAMMATLIAYIYNQFTGADLSITNQAIICVVFTIITAYIAYRGVTGSTVTSIGINIIQWATLIVFSGLAIWYRVANPQHVVQWAFSGGIDIVRPHGLTGIVVQSTIAILILVGFESCTALSAETKNPGRVIPKAIIISLLVQGVFAYLIQYFAANYMVSDKLVNVTNKVTTVGLAAASASSAPVGDLVKLLGDSIVPGIGFGLMITMAVTVAIAIIGTTLSAMNTAMRITAGMADDRELPSGLSFIHPSFRTPHMALVALTIAVSVIGVIGVQSVVGLTGIALASNLGTFILYGLTCVWTIIAFKGRTDFSALKHAVIPVLGVIVNALMVVAILYLYTTGNADAKAEAKICFMLAGGWAVIAIIYVAMTTVRKTYRFKMVSGMIRPEQLNIVVDALKEEDYIMGMTVTKVKGFGRQKGSTNGGSDTDRITFVPKIKVDVLVREWDVQAVMDIIGEAARTGNVGDGKIFVVDASEAMRIRTGERGIEAI
- a CDS encoding 1-phosphofructokinase family hexose kinase is translated as MLYTVTLSPFLDRIVEVGELVYDDVNEIAGERRYAGGKGIDVCRVIKELGGESTALGLAGGYNGLELVGRLIDEATLCDFTRIHDETRAHIIIFQKKKKIETLLGTPWPIVSEIEADRLLGKIREIPAGSFVVLSGPIPQGVSDSFYAEVIATLKEKDVKVVLDADMEALVRGTDAGPYLIKPNIHEFGRLVGENLTGVEEIIEHARPYADKVKYTVVSMGAKGAVGISDEGNFHVAPPKIRVRSSFGAGDSLVAGVVFGLSSGHSFEDALTLGVAAGTASALSAGHGLCTRDEIEAIKKDVVIEKF
- a CDS encoding HDOD domain-containing protein — encoded protein: MDRDAREVLEKRIASGYSLPTLSPVAVKLVEIASEDTCSLVDLISLIEKDPSLAVSLLKMANSAFFMAGQPVATLRAAIMRIGFQQVRVMGLSLSLRNTFPMGKVGSLDYENFWRISLYRGLIGKSLAQHLRACNPEEAFVAGLILEIGFLIFYDLYLKHKPDVIIPDLDGLEELLRWEEEQCGINHRTVGEFALAYWKFPEQIVACQKYYGDEIADNNVAPLARVSELARVFSHAMFHKQTDFHALFLAVRNSLGLPDETINDIILAAFEQVEDIAESLKLELNKERDLLELMEKANRSLGRLSEKITRYRDEMSKSGLPAFDTLERKEHQPSVEYTLQAVAHEIRNPLVTVAGFARRLSKALDPASESARYAAIILEEAKRLETILSDMDR